The Deltaproteobacteria bacterium PRO3 DNA window GACTTGGTTGGCGTCCATGAAGCAAGGGTCGCACATCATGTTGCAGCGGTTGGTCAGGTCGACGGTGAGCACCGAGCCGCGGCCGTACTTGATGGTCGAGGTGCCGTGGTTGCGGACTTCGGTCTTGGGCGACTTGAAGTCGCGACCCGGGAAAAGCCGCTCGATCCGGGACAGGAACTTGCTGTCGAGGGCCATCAGGTCCTCGAAGTGCCCGTGCTTGGGACAATCCTTGACCATCCAGATCTGCCCATCGCGCTCGATGATCTGGGCCTTGATCTCGCCGGGATTGCCGTGGATCAGCTCGGTGTAATCCTTTTCGCCGCTGATGATGGCCTCGCGAACCTCCTTCACGCAGCCCGGGCAGAGCGAATCGGTGGTGCGGGGAAAGCCCAGCTTGGGGAAGGTCTTCTCGTAGCTTTTCAGCAGCGGACCGGGGGCCCACTTGGGTTGGAAGGACTTGCCGTCCTTGAACTTGCCGTTGAGGTATTGAAAAACCGGCCAGGCGATCTTCGCGGAGCGAACTACCGCGCGATCCAGAATCTTTGCTTCTCCCATGACTCTCTCCTTTACGCTTTGGATTAGATCGACATTTCAGGATTCTTAAAATTTAAAACATTCTAAATAGTTGATTATTAAGCACTTTTTCGTTTCCGGACCTTGTAAAGACTTTCCGCGTCACGGTCAAGTAAAAAGCCGGGCGGCGGAGGCGAAGCGCGGGATCTTTCAAGATTTTTCGTACAGTATTTTTTTCTTGGGTAGCGATGAGCGGATGGAACGGAGGGCGTGAAAAAAAGGATCCGGAAATTATTCCTCGAGGATGACGCGGCGGAGGAGCTCGGTGTTGATGTCGCGCCCCTGGTAGAAATCGTCGAAGAGCTGGGAAGCCGCCGTGTAGAACATCTTGAGCAGGTCGAGCTGATGCAGCATGAATTTCGCGTCCTCCATCTGCTCGCTCTTCGGCTCGATCTCTTCGAGCGCCTCGTTGAATTGTACGTGACAGCGGTTGATGATGCGGATGCTCTCGTCGACGCCTTCGCGCAGCCGGTCGAAGAAGCCCTTGAGAAATTTGCGCGGATAGTCGCGGTTGGCCTCGTAAAAGTCGCGCCGGCTGCCCTTCACCCAGATCTTCTTGACCAGCTTGAACTCTTCGAGCAGCCGAATGTTGACGCTGACGTTGCCCTTGCTGACCTGGAGGATCTCGGAGATGTCGTCGAGGGACAGCGGCTCGCGCGAGAGAAACAGCAAGGCGTAGATCTGGCCTCCGACCTTGTTGACCATCCCCAGCATATTGGCGGAGATCTTGCCGGCGCTCTCGATGAAGCGGTCCAAGGCCTTTTCGAGGCCGACGGAATATTTTTTGGAGGCGGACTCCGGAGACATTCGCGAAGCCCCTAGCAAAGGCGGGTTTCGAGTGTCAATGATAGATGCCGACGTCTCAATTCTCCTCCGGCGG harbors:
- a CDS encoding radical SAM protein is translated as MGEAKILDRAVVRSAKIAWPVFQYLNGKFKDGKSFQPKWAPGPLLKSYEKTFPKLGFPRTTDSLCPGCVKEVREAIISGEKDYTELIHGNPGEIKAQIIERDGQIWMVKDCPKHGHFEDLMALDSKFLSRIERLFPGRDFKSPKTEVRNHGTSTIKYGRGSVLTVDLTNRCNMMCDPCFMDANQV
- a CDS encoding ArsR family transcriptional regulator translates to MSPESASKKYSVGLEKALDRFIESAGKISANMLGMVNKVGGQIYALLFLSREPLSLDDISEILQVSKGNVSVNIRLLEEFKLVKKIWVKGSRRDFYEANRDYPRKFLKGFFDRLREGVDESIRIINRCHVQFNEALEEIEPKSEQMEDAKFMLHQLDLLKMFYTAASQLFDDFYQGRDINTELLRRVILEE